Proteins from one Pseudarthrobacter sp. BIM B-2242 genomic window:
- a CDS encoding PucR family transcriptional regulator, with amino-acid sequence MPISLLDVLKHPTLTPADPVIRAAAANAAQTQLRWIHSSEVLDIAPLLGGGELLLTGGQALASATDKRRIGYIWELAERGVAALAIETGTALPSIPSSMVGAAEAAGLPLIELRKVVPFVGVMEAINSLLVSESAAHLQQADRASHAMAVELAHGGSLDRILAVLADATGAEVVLTSNTGAPLASALPAEYAAEADHAPAPDTEEDRARTTHIDVSVRGIPSARLSLRTLAEGDVNLARIAGNRSVDILALALLQRMPPGLKDMAGAALIRAVDAGTQNWRLQQLAPAAGIPPAAELVAVVIRSPGSRQLRTAVEQLLDRVGRHSASYADNEELLALAVLRTGKAQEDRNDILAGLQSLELPEGSISALGPVAAGISAAPWSLTEARLTLEVGAGDKPRPAGPRQAGAVLDAEAFAVERLAFHSLDEVQRTDFVRQQLGAIIEHDDLRRSALVGTLRVWLDSGCNTAQAARELHLERQSMHQRLQRIFSLCGGDPRGTGRLAALHLATRLAAV; translated from the coding sequence ATGCCCATCAGCCTGCTGGATGTTTTGAAACATCCCACCCTCACCCCCGCGGATCCTGTGATCCGTGCAGCGGCGGCCAACGCCGCCCAGACCCAGCTGCGCTGGATCCACTCCAGTGAGGTGTTGGACATCGCCCCGTTACTTGGCGGCGGTGAACTGCTGCTGACTGGCGGGCAGGCGCTCGCTTCGGCAACAGACAAGCGGCGTATTGGCTACATCTGGGAGCTGGCGGAACGTGGCGTAGCGGCGCTGGCCATCGAAACGGGTACTGCGCTGCCGTCCATCCCGTCGTCCATGGTGGGAGCAGCTGAAGCCGCCGGGCTTCCGCTGATAGAGCTACGCAAAGTGGTGCCCTTCGTTGGCGTGATGGAGGCCATCAACTCCCTGCTGGTGAGCGAATCGGCGGCGCACCTGCAGCAGGCTGACCGGGCAAGCCACGCGATGGCGGTGGAACTGGCCCACGGCGGCAGCCTTGACCGGATCCTGGCTGTCCTCGCCGATGCCACCGGCGCGGAAGTGGTCCTGACCTCCAACACGGGCGCTCCGCTGGCCAGCGCCCTGCCTGCTGAGTACGCTGCGGAGGCCGACCATGCACCGGCTCCCGACACCGAAGAGGACCGTGCGCGGACAACGCACATCGATGTCTCCGTCCGAGGCATTCCGTCTGCCCGCCTCAGCCTCCGCACCTTGGCGGAAGGTGATGTGAACCTGGCGAGGATCGCGGGGAACCGCTCGGTGGACATTCTGGCGCTGGCCCTGCTGCAGCGCATGCCGCCCGGACTTAAGGACATGGCGGGTGCTGCCCTGATCCGCGCCGTCGATGCCGGCACGCAGAACTGGCGGCTCCAGCAGCTTGCGCCGGCCGCCGGGATTCCCCCGGCAGCCGAGCTAGTGGCCGTGGTGATCCGGTCCCCGGGCTCCCGGCAGCTCCGCACAGCGGTGGAACAGCTGCTGGACCGGGTGGGCCGGCACAGCGCCAGCTACGCGGACAACGAGGAGCTGCTGGCGCTTGCGGTCCTTCGCACGGGCAAGGCGCAGGAGGACCGGAACGATATCCTGGCCGGGCTCCAGTCACTGGAACTGCCGGAGGGAAGCATCAGTGCACTGGGCCCGGTCGCTGCCGGAATCTCTGCCGCTCCCTGGTCCCTGACGGAGGCCAGGCTGACGCTGGAAGTGGGGGCAGGCGATAAGCCGCGGCCGGCCGGACCTCGGCAGGCCGGCGCTGTGCTCGACGCCGAGGCCTTCGCCGTTGAACGGCTTGCCTTCCACTCCCTGGATGAGGTGCAGCGGACAGATTTTGTCCGCCAGCAGCTCGGGGCCATCATCGAGCACGACGACCTGCGCCGTTCAGCCCTCGTGGGGACGCTGCGGGTCTGGCTGGATTCGGGCTGCAACACGGCGCAGGCCGCACGGGAACTGCACCTGGAGCGGCAGTCGATGCACCAGCGGCTGCAGCGGATCTTCTCGCTCTGCGGCGGCGACCCCCGCGGAACCGGCCGCCTCGCCGCGCTGCACCTGGCCACCCGCCTCGCCGCCGTTTAG
- a CDS encoding sarcosine oxidase subunit beta family protein: MSADLLPEHPDFLWRNPEPKSSYDAVIVGGGGHGLATAYFLAKNHGMTNIAVLEKGWLAGGNMARNTTIIRSNYLWDESAAIYEHALKLWEILPEELEYDFLFSQRGVMNLAHTLGDVRESMRRVGANQLNGVDAEWLDPKQVKELCPILNISDNIRYPVMGATYQPRAGIAKHDHVAWAFARKCDEMGVDIIQNCEVTGFIKDGNRVTGVKTNRGTINTEKVGLAAAGHSSVLAEMAGFELPIQSHPLQALVSELHEPVHPTVVMSNHVHVYVSQAHKGELVMGAGVDSYNGYGQRGSFHVIEHQMAAAVELFPIFARAHVLRTWGGIVDTTLDASPIVGNTPVENMFVNCGWGTGGFKATPAAGMTFAHNIATGTPHQLNKPFALERFETGALIDEHGAAAVAH; the protein is encoded by the coding sequence GTGAGTGCAGATCTCCTCCCCGAGCACCCGGATTTCCTCTGGCGCAACCCGGAGCCCAAGTCCTCCTACGACGCCGTGATTGTGGGCGGCGGCGGGCACGGCCTTGCCACCGCGTACTTCCTGGCCAAGAACCACGGCATGACCAACATCGCCGTCCTGGAAAAGGGCTGGCTCGCCGGCGGCAACATGGCCCGTAACACCACCATCATCCGCTCCAACTACCTCTGGGACGAGAGCGCGGCCATCTACGAGCACGCCCTCAAGCTCTGGGAGATCCTGCCCGAGGAACTCGAGTACGACTTCCTGTTCAGCCAGCGCGGCGTGATGAACCTCGCCCACACCCTCGGTGACGTCCGCGAAAGCATGCGCCGCGTGGGAGCGAACCAGCTTAATGGCGTGGACGCTGAGTGGCTGGACCCGAAGCAGGTCAAGGAACTCTGCCCCATCCTGAACATCAGCGACAACATCCGCTACCCCGTCATGGGCGCTACCTACCAGCCGCGCGCCGGCATCGCCAAGCACGACCACGTGGCCTGGGCCTTCGCCCGCAAGTGCGACGAAATGGGCGTGGACATCATCCAGAACTGCGAAGTCACCGGCTTCATCAAGGACGGCAACCGGGTCACCGGCGTCAAGACGAACCGCGGCACCATCAACACCGAAAAGGTGGGCCTCGCCGCAGCCGGGCACAGCTCCGTACTCGCCGAGATGGCCGGCTTCGAGCTCCCCATCCAGTCCCACCCGCTTCAGGCCCTGGTCTCCGAACTGCACGAACCGGTCCACCCCACGGTAGTCATGTCCAACCATGTGCACGTCTACGTTTCGCAGGCACACAAGGGTGAACTGGTCATGGGGGCCGGCGTGGACTCCTACAACGGCTACGGCCAGCGCGGGTCGTTCCACGTGATCGAGCACCAGATGGCCGCCGCCGTCGAGCTCTTCCCGATCTTTGCCCGGGCACACGTGCTGCGTACCTGGGGCGGCATCGTGGACACCACCCTGGACGCGTCGCCCATCGTGGGCAACACCCCGGTGGAGAACATGTTTGTGAACTGCGGCTGGGGCACCGGCGGCTTCAAAGCCACACCTGCCGCCGGCATGACCTTCGCCCACAACATCGCCACGGGCACGCCGCACCAGCTGAACAAGCCCTTCGCGCTGGAACGCTTCGAAACCGGCGCCCTGATCGACGAACACGGCGCAGCCGCCGTCGCCCACTAG
- a CDS encoding sarcosine oxidase subunit delta, with translation MLLISCPNCGSRDETEFHYGGQAHVAYPENPNELTDTEWAHFLFYRENTKGIFAERWLHSTGCRQWFNMLRDTVTYDIKAVYQMGTPRPDLPAKAAPESGTASLAADSTTTGTAAPSISGTSIAPADSAPSTTAPKGATK, from the coding sequence ATGCTGCTCATCTCCTGCCCCAACTGCGGCTCGCGCGACGAGACCGAATTCCACTACGGCGGCCAGGCCCACGTGGCCTACCCGGAAAACCCGAACGAACTGACCGACACGGAATGGGCCCATTTCCTGTTCTACCGGGAAAACACCAAAGGCATTTTCGCCGAACGCTGGCTGCACAGCACCGGCTGCCGCCAGTGGTTCAACATGCTTCGCGACACCGTCACCTATGACATCAAGGCCGTGTACCAGATGGGCACGCCCCGCCCTGACCTGCCGGCAAAGGCAGCCCCGGAATCCGGCACCGCCAGCCTCGCGGCTGACAGCACCACCACCGGAACGGCGGCGCCCAGCATCTCGGGCACCAGTATCGCCCCGGCCGATTCAGCCCCCAGCACCACCGCCCCGAAGGGAGCAACCAAGTGA
- a CDS encoding DUF559 domain-containing protein: protein MRKQDSLPRPLAAAPFTFDSAVTAGLSLNRLRRKDMVNVGRGLYRPADWNFDLEGAARALSAASPGAWISHVTAARLRCQVLPPWLADTTELHLSKPRSLPSVRRKGVFGHTVLTLADELETVDGIRLSTRSRTWLDLARTLPLHDLVSMGDELIRIPRVDFEGRKQPYDTLAGLRILVGRHPNLQGVVRAREALDLMRVGADSGPESLLRLAMTDAGLPEPELQVRLRTGDERSPSADLGYRHRRIAIQYDGGHHLGDAQIFSDRRRDKAFESAGWTVLVFDKGDLADDFRKAIVTIKRALRNSWLDHPQASGFAGG from the coding sequence ATGCGAAAGCAAGATTCTCTGCCCCGGCCGCTGGCTGCGGCTCCGTTCACATTCGACTCAGCCGTGACTGCCGGCCTGTCCTTGAACCGGCTTCGGCGGAAGGACATGGTCAACGTGGGCCGCGGCCTCTACCGGCCCGCTGACTGGAACTTTGATCTGGAGGGTGCTGCCAGGGCGCTGTCGGCGGCGTCGCCGGGAGCCTGGATATCCCATGTGACCGCGGCCCGGCTTCGATGCCAGGTGCTGCCTCCGTGGCTTGCGGATACGACAGAGCTCCACTTGAGCAAACCGCGTTCACTGCCGTCGGTCCGCCGGAAGGGCGTGTTTGGCCATACCGTGCTGACGCTGGCAGACGAGCTCGAAACGGTGGACGGCATCCGCCTGAGCACACGGTCCCGGACGTGGCTCGATTTGGCCCGAACCCTGCCGCTCCATGACCTGGTGAGCATGGGCGATGAACTGATCCGCATCCCGCGGGTGGATTTCGAGGGAAGGAAACAGCCCTACGACACGCTGGCCGGGCTGCGCATCCTGGTGGGCCGTCACCCGAACCTCCAAGGCGTCGTGCGGGCTCGTGAAGCACTTGACCTGATGCGGGTTGGGGCCGATTCCGGCCCCGAATCGCTGCTTCGCCTGGCTATGACCGATGCGGGGCTGCCCGAGCCAGAACTCCAGGTGCGATTGCGCACCGGAGATGAGCGATCGCCGTCGGCCGATCTTGGCTACCGTCACCGCCGGATCGCCATCCAGTACGACGGCGGTCATCACCTTGGTGACGCGCAGATCTTCAGTGACAGGAGGCGGGATAAGGCGTTCGAGTCGGCCGGCTGGACGGTCCTCGTTTTCGATAAGGGCGATCTTGCCGACGATTTCCGGAAAGCGATCGTGACGATCAAAAGGGCACTTCGCAACAGCTGGCTTGACCACCCCCAGGCATCTGGATTCGCGGGCGGGTGA
- the purU gene encoding formyltetrahydrofolate deformylase, whose protein sequence is MTAIQTESSPASAETTVEHVLTLDCAETPGIVHAVSGFLLEHGCDILDSKQFGERDERHFFMRVHFVSDGDASTADILRTGFAPVAERFGMRWRLEPQGAKRRVLIMVSKFGHCLNDLLFRARTGELPVEIAAVVSNHTDHQALVEWHGIPFFHVPVTAATKPAAEARLLELVDEYDVELVILARYMQVLSDELTRKLDGKAINIHHSFLPSFKGAKPYHQAYARGVKTVGATAHYVNAELDEGPIISQQTVDVDHTYGPEDLVAAGRDTECKALSNAVRWHCEGRVILQGNRTVVLR, encoded by the coding sequence ATGACTGCCATTCAGACTGAATCCTCGCCCGCTTCGGCGGAAACCACCGTGGAGCACGTCCTGACCCTCGACTGCGCGGAGACCCCCGGGATCGTCCACGCCGTCTCCGGGTTCCTGCTGGAGCACGGCTGCGACATCCTGGACAGCAAGCAGTTCGGCGAGCGCGACGAGCGGCACTTCTTTATGCGGGTGCACTTTGTGTCCGACGGCGATGCCTCCACCGCGGACATCCTGCGGACCGGATTCGCCCCGGTGGCCGAACGCTTCGGAATGCGCTGGCGGCTGGAGCCGCAAGGCGCCAAGCGCCGCGTGCTGATCATGGTGTCCAAGTTCGGGCACTGCCTGAACGACCTGCTGTTCCGTGCCAGGACCGGTGAACTGCCCGTGGAGATCGCTGCCGTGGTCTCCAACCACACGGACCACCAGGCGCTCGTGGAATGGCACGGCATCCCGTTCTTCCACGTGCCGGTCACCGCAGCCACCAAACCCGCCGCGGAGGCCCGGCTGCTGGAACTCGTGGACGAGTACGACGTGGAGCTGGTGATCCTGGCCCGCTACATGCAGGTCCTCAGCGACGAACTCACCCGGAAGCTGGACGGCAAGGCCATCAACATCCACCACTCGTTCCTGCCCAGCTTCAAGGGCGCCAAACCGTACCACCAGGCGTATGCGCGCGGGGTCAAGACCGTGGGCGCCACAGCGCACTACGTCAACGCCGAGCTGGACGAGGGTCCGATCATCTCGCAGCAGACCGTGGACGTGGACCACACCTACGGTCCCGAAGACCTTGTTGCGGCCGGCAGGGACACCGAGTGCAAGGCACTGTCCAACGCGGTCCGCTGGCACTGCGAAGGCCGGGTCATCCTGCAGGGCAACCGGACAGTAGTGCTCCGCTAG
- a CDS encoding L-serine ammonia-lyase: protein MALSVLDLFSVGIGPSSSHTVGPMRAAKQFADGLKGGGLLSSTTRVQAELFGSLGATGRGHGSDKAVVLGLQGLDPETVDTFTADDQVAAAALNAELLVGGDHRVDFNWDEDVVLHRRKSLPAHPNGMTFRALDHAGTVLSERSFYSIGGGFVVDGDADAGDRVVADATVLPYPFTTADELLAICKREGMSISDVMLANELTWRSEAELREKLLALWAVMRECVDNGCAAEGILPGGLNVRRRAPSLFQTLSADTGVTDPLRAMEWVNLFALAVNEENAAGGRIVTAPTNGAAGIVPAVLHYYVKFVPGANDDGVVRFLLAAAAVGILFKINASISGAEVGCQGEVGSACSMAAAGLCEVLGGTPEQVENAAEVGIEHNLGLTCDPVGGLVQIPCIERNAIASVKAINAARLSLHGDGSHKVSLDKAIKTMRETGADMKTKYKETSRGGLAVNVIEC from the coding sequence ATGGCGCTCAGCGTCCTGGACCTGTTTTCTGTTGGCATCGGGCCCTCCTCGTCACACACGGTGGGCCCGATGCGGGCAGCGAAGCAGTTCGCCGACGGGCTCAAGGGCGGCGGGCTCCTGAGCTCCACCACCCGGGTCCAGGCTGAACTGTTCGGTTCGCTCGGCGCCACCGGCCGGGGCCATGGCTCCGACAAAGCCGTGGTGCTGGGCCTGCAGGGCCTGGACCCGGAAACCGTGGACACCTTCACGGCCGACGACCAGGTGGCGGCTGCCGCGCTCAACGCCGAACTCCTTGTGGGCGGCGACCACCGGGTGGACTTCAACTGGGACGAGGACGTGGTGCTGCACCGGCGCAAGTCCCTTCCCGCCCACCCCAACGGCATGACCTTCCGGGCGCTGGACCATGCCGGGACCGTCCTGAGTGAACGGAGTTTCTACTCCATCGGCGGCGGCTTCGTGGTGGACGGCGACGCGGACGCGGGCGACCGCGTGGTGGCCGACGCCACCGTCCTCCCCTACCCGTTCACGACTGCCGACGAACTCCTGGCGATCTGCAAGCGCGAGGGCATGTCCATCTCGGACGTTATGCTCGCCAACGAACTCACGTGGCGCAGCGAAGCGGAACTCCGGGAGAAACTGCTGGCACTCTGGGCAGTCATGCGCGAATGCGTGGACAACGGCTGCGCCGCAGAAGGCATCCTGCCCGGCGGACTCAACGTCAGGCGGCGCGCGCCGTCGTTATTCCAGACCCTGTCAGCGGACACGGGGGTCACCGATCCGCTGCGGGCGATGGAATGGGTGAACCTGTTCGCCCTCGCCGTCAACGAGGAAAACGCCGCGGGCGGGCGCATCGTCACGGCCCCCACCAACGGCGCGGCGGGAATTGTCCCCGCCGTCCTGCACTACTACGTCAAGTTCGTGCCGGGAGCCAACGACGACGGTGTGGTCCGCTTCCTGCTGGCCGCGGCCGCCGTCGGAATCCTGTTCAAGATCAACGCCTCCATCTCCGGCGCGGAAGTGGGCTGCCAGGGCGAGGTGGGTTCCGCCTGTTCGATGGCCGCCGCCGGGCTCTGTGAGGTCCTCGGCGGAACCCCCGAGCAGGTGGAGAATGCCGCCGAAGTGGGGATCGAACACAACCTTGGCCTGACCTGCGACCCCGTCGGCGGGCTGGTGCAGATCCCCTGCATCGAACGCAACGCCATCGCCAGCGTCAAGGCGATCAACGCCGCACGACTGTCCCTGCACGGGGACGGCAGCCACAAAGTATCCCTCGACAAAGCCATCAAAACCATGCGCGAGACAGGAGCGGACATGAAAACCAAGTACAAGGAGACCTCCCGCGGGGGTCTCGCCGTCAACGTAATCGAGTGCTGA
- a CDS encoding sarcosine oxidase subunit gamma, whose translation MANSAALEGINGLREIRRSPASHLASALEAGSVQGKVVLAEGPFQTMAGVRVDPESEEGARIAAATGGLPARCGEVGGADGVSVLWLGPSEFLVVAPEKAHDSLGGNLIGSLTEALGDAPGQVVDLSANRTTFELSGPRARAVLEKGCALDLHPRSFTPGTALNTEVGNIPVVLQKTGEESFRLFPRASFADFLGRWLLDAMREYASPEVP comes from the coding sequence ATGGCTAATTCAGCAGCACTCGAAGGCATCAATGGACTCCGGGAAATCCGCCGCAGCCCCGCCTCGCACCTGGCGTCAGCACTGGAAGCGGGCTCCGTTCAGGGCAAGGTGGTCCTCGCCGAGGGGCCCTTCCAGACCATGGCCGGGGTCCGCGTAGACCCCGAGTCTGAAGAAGGCGCACGAATTGCCGCCGCCACCGGCGGCCTGCCGGCACGCTGCGGCGAGGTGGGCGGCGCAGACGGCGTCAGCGTCCTCTGGCTTGGACCGTCGGAGTTCCTGGTGGTTGCACCGGAAAAGGCCCACGACTCCCTGGGCGGAAACCTCATCGGTTCCCTCACCGAAGCGCTGGGCGACGCCCCGGGCCAGGTGGTGGACCTGTCCGCCAACCGCACCACGTTCGAACTGTCCGGTCCCCGCGCCCGGGCCGTCCTGGAAAAGGGCTGCGCCCTGGACCTGCACCCGCGCAGCTTCACTCCGGGCACCGCCCTGAACACCGAGGTGGGCAACATCCCGGTGGTCCTGCAGAAGACCGGGGAGGAAAGCTTCCGGCTCTTCCCCCGCGCCTCCTTCGCGGACTTCCTGGGCCGCTGGCTCCTCGATGCAATGCGGGAGTACGCCTCCCCCGAGGTCCCCTAA
- a CDS encoding sarcosine oxidase subunit alpha family protein, which translates to MTSQNARLASGGRIDRTISWRFTVDGEEFAGHPGDTLASALIANGRISAGNSLYEDRARGIMSAGVEESNAMVKISPRFPGDVAESMLPATTVTLVDGLKAELLNGLGKLDPDEDRAEYDKKYVHTDVLVIGGGPAGLAAAREAVRTGARVILMDDQPELGGSLLSGSTAPGLAETIEGKPALEWVADVEAELVSGAESTVLNRTSAFGAYDANYVIAVQNRTDHLSSPAAPGVSRQRIWHVRAKQVVLAPGAHERPLVFENNDRPGIMLASAVRSYLNRYAVAAGQRVVISTTNDSAYALAADLRAAGVKVAAVVDARPQLTAVATAAVEAGTRVLIGSAVADTASKAADGRVESVTVRSINDDGELTSGVEEIACDLLAVSGGWSPLVHLHSQRQGKLRWDDKLAAFVPSTVVPNQQTIGSGRGSYELADVLAEGISAGATAAIAAGFASDTKPSVIGEPKASAPTRQLWLVPGQAGTPDDWHHHFVDFQRDQSVADVLRSTGAGMRSVEHIKRYTSISTANDQGKTSGVNAIGVIAAALRTAGEASRGIGDIGTTTYRAPFTPVAFAALAGRQRGELFDPARVTSINPWHVAKGALFEDVGQWKRPWYYPQAGEDMDAAVLRECAAVRDSVGFMDATTLGKIEIRGKDAGEFLNRIYTNAFKKLAPGSARYGVMCMADGMIFDDGVTLRLDDDRYFMTTTTGGAAKVLDWLEEWLQTEWPELDVHCTSVTEQWSTIAVVGPKSRAVLAKVAPELAKDGGLEAEAFPFMTFRETTLASGVQARVCRISFSGELAYEINVPSWYGLNTWEAVAAAGAEFNITPYGTETMHVLRAEKGYPIVGQDTDGTVTPQDAGMDWIVSKAKEFIGKRSYARADAQREDRKHLVSVLPVDGSIRLPEGTQLVEKGISTSPAYGPVPMQGFVTSSYHSAALGRSFGLALIKNGRNRIGETLVAAAGDQLVDVVVAETVLFDPEGTRKDG; encoded by the coding sequence GTGACTTCCCAGAACGCCCGCCTCGCCTCCGGCGGACGCATCGACCGCACCATCTCCTGGCGTTTCACCGTGGACGGCGAGGAGTTCGCGGGCCACCCCGGCGACACCCTCGCCTCGGCCCTGATTGCCAACGGGCGGATCTCCGCCGGCAACTCGCTGTACGAGGACCGCGCCCGCGGCATCATGTCCGCCGGCGTTGAGGAATCCAACGCGATGGTCAAGATCTCCCCGCGCTTTCCGGGCGATGTGGCCGAGTCCATGCTGCCTGCCACCACCGTCACCCTGGTGGACGGCCTGAAGGCTGAACTGCTCAACGGCCTCGGCAAGCTGGACCCGGACGAGGACCGTGCTGAATACGACAAGAAGTACGTCCACACCGACGTGCTGGTCATCGGCGGCGGCCCCGCCGGCCTGGCCGCGGCCCGCGAAGCTGTCCGCACCGGCGCCCGCGTCATCCTCATGGACGATCAGCCCGAACTGGGCGGCTCCCTCCTGTCCGGCTCCACCGCGCCGGGACTGGCCGAGACCATCGAAGGCAAGCCGGCCCTGGAATGGGTGGCGGATGTGGAAGCCGAGCTCGTGTCCGGCGCCGAATCCACAGTCCTGAACAGGACATCCGCTTTCGGCGCGTACGACGCCAATTACGTCATCGCCGTCCAGAACCGCACCGACCACCTGTCCAGCCCGGCCGCCCCCGGCGTGTCCCGGCAGCGCATCTGGCACGTCCGCGCCAAGCAGGTAGTCCTGGCACCCGGCGCCCACGAACGCCCGCTGGTGTTCGAGAACAACGATCGCCCCGGCATCATGCTCGCCTCCGCCGTCCGCAGCTACCTCAACCGCTACGCCGTTGCCGCCGGGCAGCGCGTTGTCATCAGCACCACCAACGACAGCGCCTACGCCCTGGCCGCGGACCTGCGCGCCGCCGGCGTCAAGGTCGCCGCCGTCGTCGACGCCCGTCCGCAGCTCACCGCCGTGGCAACTGCCGCCGTCGAAGCCGGCACCCGGGTGCTGATCGGCAGCGCGGTGGCCGACACCGCGTCCAAGGCCGCAGACGGCCGCGTTGAGAGCGTCACCGTCCGCAGCATCAACGACGACGGCGAACTCACCTCCGGCGTCGAAGAGATCGCCTGCGACCTGCTGGCAGTGTCCGGCGGCTGGAGCCCGCTGGTCCACCTCCACTCCCAGCGGCAGGGCAAGCTGCGCTGGGACGACAAGCTGGCCGCTTTTGTGCCGAGCACCGTGGTCCCCAACCAGCAGACCATCGGCTCCGGCCGAGGCAGCTACGAACTCGCGGACGTCCTGGCCGAGGGCATTTCCGCGGGCGCCACAGCGGCGATCGCCGCGGGCTTCGCCTCGGACACCAAGCCGTCCGTCATCGGCGAGCCGAAGGCCTCCGCCCCGACGCGCCAGCTGTGGCTGGTCCCGGGCCAGGCCGGCACGCCGGATGACTGGCACCACCACTTTGTGGACTTCCAGCGCGACCAGTCCGTGGCCGACGTCCTCCGCTCCACCGGGGCCGGGATGCGCTCGGTGGAACACATCAAGCGCTACACCTCCATCAGCACCGCCAACGACCAGGGCAAGACCTCCGGCGTCAACGCTATCGGCGTCATCGCCGCCGCCCTGCGTACAGCCGGCGAAGCGTCCCGGGGCATCGGGGACATCGGCACCACCACGTACCGGGCACCCTTTACGCCGGTGGCTTTCGCGGCACTGGCCGGACGCCAGCGCGGCGAACTGTTCGATCCCGCCCGCGTCACGTCCATCAACCCGTGGCACGTTGCCAAGGGCGCCCTCTTCGAGGACGTCGGGCAGTGGAAGCGGCCCTGGTACTACCCGCAGGCCGGGGAAGACATGGATGCGGCAGTACTGCGTGAGTGCGCAGCAGTCCGCGACTCCGTGGGCTTCATGGACGCCACCACCCTCGGCAAGATCGAAATCCGCGGCAAGGACGCCGGTGAGTTCCTCAACCGGATCTACACCAACGCCTTCAAGAAACTCGCCCCGGGTTCGGCCCGCTACGGCGTGATGTGCATGGCAGACGGCATGATCTTCGACGACGGCGTGACCCTGCGCCTGGACGACGACCGGTACTTCATGACCACCACCACCGGCGGTGCCGCGAAGGTACTGGACTGGCTGGAGGAATGGCTGCAGACCGAATGGCCGGAACTCGACGTGCACTGCACCTCGGTGACCGAACAGTGGTCCACCATTGCCGTCGTCGGGCCTAAATCCCGGGCGGTCCTCGCCAAGGTAGCCCCGGAACTGGCCAAGGACGGCGGGCTGGAAGCCGAAGCCTTCCCGTTCATGACCTTCCGCGAAACCACCCTCGCCTCCGGCGTGCAGGCCCGGGTCTGCCGGATCTCGTTCTCCGGTGAACTGGCCTACGAGATCAACGTGCCGTCCTGGTACGGGCTGAACACCTGGGAGGCCGTGGCCGCCGCCGGGGCCGAATTCAACATCACCCCCTACGGCACCGAAACAATGCACGTGCTCCGCGCCGAAAAGGGCTACCCGATCGTCGGGCAGGACACCGACGGCACCGTCACCCCGCAGGACGCGGGCATGGACTGGATCGTCTCCAAGGCAAAGGAGTTCATCGGCAAGCGCTCCTACGCCCGGGCCGATGCGCAGCGCGAGGACCGCAAGCACCTGGTCAGCGTCCTGCCCGTGGACGGCTCCATCCGGCTCCCGGAAGGCACCCAGCTCGTCGAGAAGGGCATCAGCACCAGCCCCGCCTACGGCCCCGTCCCCATGCAGGGGTTCGTGACCTCGAGCTACCACAGCGCCGCCCTGGGCCGCTCCTTTGGCCTGGCACTGATCAAGAATGGCCGCAACCGCATCGGCGAGACCCTGGTGGCCGCAGCCGGCGACCAGCTGGTCGATGTTGTTGTCGCAGAAACCGTACTGTTTGACCCCGAAGGGACCCGCAAAGATGGCTAA